The following proteins are encoded in a genomic region of Methanobrevibacter gottschalkii DSM 11977:
- the hypB gene encoding hydrogenase nickel incorporation protein HypB, whose translation MHQVADVEVAKNIMDANKRLADKNLKNLEDKNIFCVDFVGAIGSGKTTLVEDIIDNTDYKIGVLAGDVISKFDAGRIEKHNVPVVGLNTGKECHLDAHLVGHGLADLPLDDLDMVIIENVGNLICPVDFELGSHLRIVVVSVTEGDDTVEKHPIIFQTSDVVVINKIDLADAVGADADKMVADAQKLNPKIKIIKSSLKEGKGLDEIISTIEEAMN comes from the coding sequence ATGCACCAAGTTGCTGATGTAGAAGTTGCAAAAAATATTATGGATGCTAATAAAAGATTAGCTGATAAAAACTTAAAAAATTTAGAAGATAAAAACATATTCTGTGTTGATTTTGTCGGAGCAATTGGTTCTGGTAAAACAACTCTTGTGGAAGATATTATTGATAATACTGATTATAAGATTGGCGTTCTTGCAGGAGATGTTATCTCAAAATTTGATGCAGGACGTATAGAAAAACACAATGTACCTGTAGTTGGATTAAACACTGGTAAAGAATGTCATTTGGATGCACATTTGGTAGGTCACGGACTTGCAGATTTGCCGTTAGATGATTTGGATATGGTTATTATTGAAAATGTGGGTAATTTGATTTGTCCTGTTGACTTTGAATTAGGTTCCCATTTAAGAATTGTTGTTGTTAGTGTTACTGAAGGTGACGATACTGTAGAAAAACATCCAATTATTTTCCAAACTTCAGATGTTGTTGTTATCAATAAAATTGATTTAGCGGATGCAGTTGGTGCTGATGCTGATAAAATGGTTGCTGATGCTCAAAAATTGAATCCTAAAATTAAAATAATCAAATCTAGCTTAAAAGAAGGTAAAGGATTAGACGAAATCATTTCAACTATTGAAGAAGCTATGAACTAA
- a CDS encoding DUF169 domain-containing protein produces MTNLEKNKKYCEVIESKIKLDAKPVAMKLIKTEDDLPEGIDLIDEKIRHCEMVRKASLGNTFYSTIDQQLCLGGAGAIGLRDMPEKLANGEKYFSLGRFQDLETAKKLTSKLSIVKDIHWGMIYAPLDEADFEADVIQIITEPVGGMKLAQSIVYKTGEKINPSFAGIQSLCGDAFADPYITNGVNFTLGCDGSRKAADIKDNEMTVGISKAKIEEVISGLESI; encoded by the coding sequence ATGACTAATTTGGAAAAAAACAAAAAATATTGCGAAGTGATTGAAAGTAAAATTAAACTTGATGCAAAACCTGTTGCAATGAAGTTGATTAAAACTGAAGATGACTTACCAGAAGGCATTGACTTAATTGATGAAAAAATTAGACATTGCGAAATGGTTAGAAAAGCTTCACTTGGAAACACTTTTTACTCCACAATTGATCAACAGTTATGTTTAGGTGGAGCAGGTGCAATTGGACTTAGAGATATGCCTGAAAAATTAGCAAACGGTGAAAAATATTTCTCATTAGGCAGATTCCAAGATTTAGAAACCGCTAAAAAATTAACTTCAAAACTTTCTATTGTTAAAGATATCCATTGGGGAATGATATATGCACCGTTGGATGAAGCAGACTTTGAAGCAGATGTTATTCAAATTATAACCGAACCTGTTGGTGGAATGAAACTTGCCCAAAGTATTGTTTATAAAACTGGTGAAAAAATTAATCCTTCATTTGCAGGTATTCAATCATTATGTGGAGATGCATTTGCAGACCCATATATCACAAATGGTGTTAATTTCACTTTAGGTTGCGATGGTTCAAGAAAAGCAGCCGATATTAAAGATAATGAAATGACTGTTGGTATCAGTAAAGCTAAAATCGAAGAAGTTATTTCT
- a CDS encoding DUF354 domain-containing protein: MKVWIDISNAPHVRFFKNVIKYLEAEGEDVIVTARQFGDIHKLMEMYDIDFISVGKHGVSLYDKLKESTSRVYNLVDVIHDENVDVALSKHSIELPRISFGLGIPSLYVLDNEHALAANKLTLPLCDRIITPKIIDMWKLMKFGADPNTIISYDGTSELMHFKDFKYNDNIFDDLNLNLTHPKTILMRPEPSLASYLDADCRKSVLSPIVDELKNVANILILPRFKEQAEIFEGIEGVSILKPPVDTSNIIKKCDLVIGAGGTMNREAAILQTPVISCYPGKTLSVDQYYINKGLMYRSQDTDEVIHKALEFIVNPHERIDVKTDDLFQIIIDNLYDLAKNGK; this comes from the coding sequence ATGAAAGTATGGATAGATATTTCAAATGCACCTCATGTTAGGTTTTTTAAGAATGTTATTAAGTATCTAGAAGCTGAAGGTGAGGATGTAATCGTTACAGCAAGGCAATTTGGTGATATCCATAAATTAATGGAAATGTATGATATTGATTTCATTTCTGTTGGTAAACATGGTGTAAGCTTATATGATAAGCTTAAAGAAAGCACTTCAAGAGTTTATAATCTTGTTGATGTGATTCATGATGAAAATGTGGATGTTGCACTTAGCAAGCATTCAATTGAACTTCCAAGAATCAGTTTTGGTTTAGGAATTCCAAGTTTATATGTGCTTGATAATGAACATGCTTTAGCTGCTAATAAATTAACTCTTCCTTTGTGTGATAGAATTATTACACCAAAAATTATTGACATGTGGAAATTAATGAAATTTGGTGCGGATCCAAACACCATTATTTCTTATGACGGAACTTCTGAACTAATGCATTTTAAAGATTTTAAGTATAATGATAATATATTCGATGATTTAAATCTAAATTTAACTCATCCTAAAACTATTTTGATGAGGCCAGAACCTTCCCTTGCATCCTATTTGGATGCTGATTGTAGAAAATCAGTTTTATCTCCAATAGTTGATGAACTGAAAAATGTAGCAAATATTTTAATTCTTCCAAGATTTAAAGAACAAGCTGAAATTTTTGAAGGAATTGAAGGGGTTTCTATTTTAAAACCTCCTGTCGACACTTCAAATATCATTAAAAAATGTGATTTGGTTATTGGTGCTGGAGGTACAATGAATAGGGAAGCTGCAATATTGCAAACTCCGGTTATTTCCTGTTATCCCGGTAAAACATTATCTGTTGACCAATATTACATTAATAAAGGTTTAATGTATAGATCTCAGGATACTGATGAAGTTATCCATAAAGCTTTGGAATTTATCGTTAATCCTCATGAAAGGATTGATGTTAAAACTGATGATTTATTCCAAATTATTATAGATAACTTATATGATTTAGCTAAAAATGGTAAATAG
- a CDS encoding UvrD-helicase domain-containing protein, translated as MISYEEFEDMVVNILKRDISSNKEQKNAILAPCNKSLFLVAGPGSGKTTVMVLKILKYIFVDDIEPNEIIATTFTRKAADELYSRILGWGDMIKNHLLNTIHDFNNITKITRIDFNQIKIGTTDSIAEELLREYKKPGENQAIVIEGFVANSAMIKIIIEDEKYLNKNLVEYLKEVSGKEKIEEPSKLSEILIEIKNRIYYDQVDFNELYNKTQKDSGARIALDCIKKYEDKLQNRNTIDFAMLESEFLKKLKNNELETFLNETKIVLIDEYQDTNLLQEDIYFTIARSAIANNGNITVVGDDDQSLYRFRGATVDLFTTYQERINEKLGIEVEEINLRTNYRSTENIIEHCNQFAELDSEYQNARVENKPKIIAPDFDNDKMPILGMFRNNPEMLAKDLSKLINQLVNKGEAEIKVLQVLNKEYYEKVNGVIDIARLQQIKAENVKAGKEIEKITLKLDSDYGSASDIAILSYSPKETYYGNRSFLHYLRKNLKKLRQPIEVFNPRGIELQDIDIVGIFCGLMLECIDPDSTVQKSDKTIPKLATHNMRRWRIKAKDFIKLNPEPHEPITLSQFVTYWQLRRPRGHEEWPKTASLMELAYKITTWIEELQEDVEGIVYLEAITQSITQTGFFNDYHSNISFRTQKQERESILEAIWNIFIPLSTGGIQIDESLLETLPDNRINVLSIHQSKGLEFPLVIVDVGSRFKQNDIRTQKLRFPKSIKEETTLEDRIRRYSKIGQSKRGEKDKSFDDLTRLYFVAFSRAEKVLLLIGLNPAIEGYNKKNNHFNIPNVALGWSRDEKYIGFNEIYLI; from the coding sequence ATGATTTCATATGAAGAATTTGAAGACATGGTTGTTAATATACTTAAAAGAGATATTTCTTCAAATAAAGAACAGAAAAATGCAATTTTAGCTCCTTGCAATAAATCATTATTTCTTGTTGCAGGACCAGGTTCTGGAAAAACAACTGTAATGGTGCTGAAAATATTAAAATACATTTTTGTAGATGATATTGAACCAAATGAAATAATAGCTACAACATTTACAAGAAAAGCAGCTGATGAATTGTATTCAAGAATATTAGGTTGGGGAGATATGATTAAAAATCATCTTCTAAACACAATTCACGATTTCAACAATATTACAAAGATTACAAGAATTGATTTTAATCAAATAAAAATAGGTACAACAGACAGCATTGCGGAAGAATTGCTTAGAGAATATAAAAAACCCGGTGAAAATCAAGCAATAGTTATTGAAGGGTTTGTAGCTAACTCCGCAATGATAAAAATCATTATTGAAGATGAAAAATATCTCAATAAAAATCTAGTAGAATATCTTAAAGAAGTGAGCGGTAAAGAAAAAATCGAAGAACCATCTAAACTAAGTGAAATTCTAATTGAAATAAAAAATAGAATCTATTACGATCAGGTCGATTTCAATGAATTATACAATAAAACCCAAAAAGATAGTGGAGCACGCATTGCCCTTGACTGTATAAAAAAATATGAAGATAAACTTCAAAATAGAAATACAATTGATTTTGCTATGCTTGAATCAGAATTTCTTAAAAAATTAAAAAACAATGAATTAGAAACATTTTTAAATGAAACTAAAATTGTTCTAATCGACGAATATCAGGACACAAATTTACTTCAAGAAGATATTTACTTTACAATTGCCCGCTCCGCTATTGCAAATAATGGCAATATAACTGTAGTAGGTGATGATGATCAGTCACTTTATAGATTTAGAGGAGCCACCGTTGATTTATTCACAACTTACCAAGAACGCATTAATGAAAAACTAGGTATTGAAGTTGAAGAAATAAATTTAAGGACAAATTATCGTTCAACAGAAAATATAATAGAACATTGCAATCAATTTGCTGAATTGGATAGTGAATATCAGAATGCAAGAGTTGAAAATAAGCCTAAAATCATTGCTCCAGATTTCGATAATGATAAAATGCCAATTTTAGGAATGTTTAGAAACAACCCAGAAATGCTTGCAAAAGATTTATCAAAGTTAATCAATCAACTTGTAAACAAAGGTGAAGCTGAAATTAAAGTACTGCAGGTTTTAAATAAGGAATATTATGAAAAAGTAAATGGTGTAATTGACATAGCAAGATTACAGCAAATTAAAGCGGAAAATGTAAAAGCAGGAAAAGAAATTGAAAAAATAACTCTTAAGTTAGATAGTGATTACGGTTCAGCATCAGACATTGCAATTTTATCATATTCACCTAAAGAAACATATTACGGCAACCGTTCATTCTTACATTATCTTAGAAAAAATCTTAAAAAATTAAGACAACCGATTGAAGTATTTAACCCCAGAGGAATTGAGCTTCAAGATATTGATATTGTTGGTATTTTTTGTGGTTTAATGCTTGAATGTATTGATCCTGATAGTACTGTGCAAAAATCTGATAAGACAATACCTAAATTAGCAACACACAACATGAGACGTTGGAGAATAAAGGCTAAAGATTTTATTAAGTTAAATCCTGAACCTCATGAACCAATAACATTATCCCAATTTGTTACATATTGGCAACTTAGAAGACCAAGAGGGCATGAAGAATGGCCCAAAACTGCAAGTTTGATGGAACTTGCATACAAAATAACGACTTGGATTGAAGAATTACAAGAAGACGTGGAAGGTATTGTATATCTAGAAGCAATTACACAATCCATTACACAAACAGGATTTTTTAATGATTATCATTCAAATATTTCTTTTAGAACCCAAAAACAAGAAAGAGAATCTATTCTTGAAGCTATCTGGAATATTTTCATTCCTTTATCTACTGGAGGAATACAGATTGATGAATCATTACTTGAAACATTACCTGACAATAGAATTAATGTATTGTCCATCCATCAGTCAAAAGGATTAGAATTTCCATTAGTTATTGTAGATGTGGGTTCTAGATTTAAGCAAAATGACATAAGGACTCAGAAATTAAGATTCCCAAAATCAATTAAAGAAGAAACAACACTTGAGGATAGAATAAGACGATACAGCAAGATTGGACAAAGTAAAAGAGGAGAAAAAGACAAATCATTTGATGATTTAACAAGACTTTACTTTGTTGCATTTTCAAGAGCTGAAAAAGTATTATTGCTAATTGGCCTAAACCCTGCTATTGAAGGATATAACAAAAAGAATAATCATTTTAATATCCCAAATGTTGCTCTTGGATGGAGTAGAGATGAAAAATATATTGGATTTAATGAAATTTATTTAATTTAG
- a CDS encoding PD-(D/E)XK nuclease family protein, producing the protein MKLPSRSKSYMIPEYSVTGDLLSYLTCNLQYRYQNKGTLPPSKPVQRWFGEFIHGVIEEAYIQWEQNNMHFPWDWKKDIRPIEDLIDLRLQVRGLYPFDEDLFFSIHNQSDEELTIDDLNEHDHKKLASARAEKAINIWGKDLFPLIDASEHLIKGIRDMPNYDENTSRSNYYGINGVVDVSSSVKINKTLEQSNFDNYNNRIIEYLKKDENFQKRIAKFDKDDEYEILIDYKGMKRPPEKVNNPKVENKWETHEQQILTYSWLRSEQKSSKPIIAGIIFYLNELVPSKEDLILIKDELNNGLTDIGYEYDKDIELINSWQEDDKAPELSDNFKIDRSIRIINVDEYEREKALLKFDSVVSNIEESLIKEMKGCKIQDAWKGDSDERTCSACDFKTFCKNNSVKTKDFKIP; encoded by the coding sequence TTGAAATTGCCATCAAGATCAAAATCATATATGATTCCAGAATACAGTGTAACTGGAGATTTATTATCATACTTAACTTGTAATTTACAATACAGATACCAAAATAAAGGAACACTACCACCATCAAAACCTGTTCAAAGATGGTTTGGGGAATTTATTCATGGAGTTATCGAAGAAGCATACATACAATGGGAACAAAACAATATGCATTTTCCTTGGGACTGGAAAAAGGATATTAGACCAATTGAGGATTTAATTGATTTGAGATTACAGGTTAGAGGCCTTTACCCATTTGATGAGGATTTATTTTTCAGTATTCATAATCAATCAGATGAAGAATTAACAATTGATGATTTAAATGAACATGACCATAAGAAATTAGCAAGTGCTAGAGCTGAAAAAGCAATAAATATTTGGGGAAAAGATTTATTCCCATTAATTGACGCATCTGAACACTTAATAAAAGGCATACGTGATATGCCCAACTATGATGAAAACACTAGTAGATCAAATTACTATGGAATTAATGGTGTGGTGGATGTTTCATCATCTGTTAAAATCAATAAAACATTAGAACAAAGTAATTTTGATAATTATAATAATAGAATTATAGAATACTTAAAGAAAGATGAGAATTTCCAGAAAAGAATTGCTAAATTTGACAAAGATGACGAGTATGAAATACTTATTGATTATAAAGGAATGAAAAGACCCCCTGAAAAAGTTAACAATCCTAAAGTTGAAAATAAATGGGAAACTCATGAACAACAGATATTAACTTATTCATGGCTTAGATCAGAACAGAAATCATCTAAACCAATAATAGCTGGAATTATTTTTTACTTAAATGAATTAGTTCCTTCAAAAGAGGACTTGATTTTAATTAAAGATGAATTAAACAATGGATTAACTGATATTGGATATGAATATGATAAAGACATTGAGTTAATTAATAGCTGGCAAGAAGATGATAAAGCTCCTGAATTAAGTGATAACTTCAAAATTGACAGATCCATTAGAATTATAAATGTTGATGAATATGAAAGAGAAAAAGCACTTTTAAAATTTGATAGTGTTGTTTCAAATATTGAAGAATCATTAATTAAAGAGATGAAAGGATGTAAAATTCAAGATGCATGGAAAGGAGATTCGGATGAAAGAACCTGCAGTGCTTGTGATTTTAAGACTTTCTGTAAAAATAACAGTGTTAAAACAAAAGACTTTAAAATTCCTTAA
- a CDS encoding aldo/keto reductase encodes MNFKSKFGFGCMRLPTTDENDPSSIDQDLFNKMVDIYMEKGYNYFDTSYAYHNGKSEVAIRKALVERYPRETFKICDKMPTWALTNSEDNEKFVNEMLERLGIDYFDVFFIHNINGPWLKNAKNADTFEYVKKMKENGIAREIGFSFHDKSDLLKEVLDEYGDIFDIVQLELNYLDWEDPAIEAHKCYDLCVEHGLDVYVMEPLKGGVIVNPNDEIKNDFKEFNPNKSIASFAIRFCASLEHVKMVLSGMSKMEDLLDNCDTYENFKPLNREENEFLEKMAQKLSDNLAVSCSECGYCVDACPEMIPIPEYFNLYNTSKNQPESNIYRLYFDKLGDEKVPADECTYCGTCLDYCTQKIDIPEELEKVVEHFQEGFSPYE; translated from the coding sequence ATGAATTTTAAATCTAAATTTGGTTTTGGATGTATGAGACTTCCAACAACCGATGAAAACGATCCATCATCAATCGACCAGGATTTATTTAATAAAATGGTTGATATTTACATGGAAAAAGGATATAACTACTTCGATACATCTTACGCTTATCATAATGGTAAAAGCGAAGTAGCTATCAGAAAAGCACTAGTCGAAAGATATCCCCGTGAAACATTCAAGATTTGCGATAAAATGCCTACTTGGGCATTAACTAACAGTGAAGACAACGAAAAATTTGTTAATGAAATGCTTGAAAGACTTGGAATTGATTATTTTGATGTATTTTTCATACACAATATCAACGGACCATGGCTTAAAAATGCAAAAAATGCAGATACCTTTGAATATGTTAAAAAAATGAAAGAAAATGGCATTGCACGTGAAATTGGATTTAGTTTTCACGACAAATCAGATTTATTAAAAGAGGTCCTTGATGAATATGGAGATATCTTTGATATTGTTCAATTAGAACTCAATTACCTTGATTGGGAAGATCCGGCCATTGAAGCTCATAAATGTTATGATTTATGTGTAGAACATGGGCTTGACGTTTATGTAATGGAACCTCTAAAAGGTGGGGTTATTGTAAATCCAAACGATGAAATTAAAAATGATTTTAAAGAGTTCAATCCAAATAAATCAATAGCCAGTTTTGCAATAAGATTCTGCGCATCACTTGAACATGTTAAAATGGTATTAAGTGGCATGAGCAAAATGGAAGATTTACTTGATAATTGCGATACCTATGAGAATTTCAAACCGTTGAATAGAGAAGAAAACGAATTTTTAGAAAAAATGGCTCAGAAACTTTCAGACAATCTTGCAGTATCATGCAGCGAATGCGGATATTGTGTTGATGCATGTCCAGAAATGATCCCTATTCCGGAATATTTCAATCTATACAATACAAGTAAGAACCAACCGGAATCCAATATTTACAGATTATATTTCGATAAATTAGGGGATGAAAAAGTTCCTGCAGATGAATGCACATATTGTGGAACTTGTCTTGATTATTGTACTCAAAAAATAGACATTCCAGAAGAATTGGAAAAAGTAGTGGAACATTTCCAAGAGGGATTCTCACCTTATGAATAA
- the hypA gene encoding hydrogenase maturation nickel metallochaperone HypA, with translation MHELSMAQGIINAVLDTAKENNATEVNKVTIEVGRLAMINPEQLQFILGVLIENTIMEDAEINFEEVPVEMKCFDCDFHGNAVLDDSDHYAPLVKCPKCNSLKIDILNGKDIIVKNIVIEKPDDA, from the coding sequence ATGCATGAATTATCTATGGCTCAAGGTATTATAAATGCAGTGTTAGATACTGCAAAAGAAAATAATGCTACTGAAGTTAACAAAGTTACAATTGAAGTTGGGAGATTAGCTATGATTAATCCGGAACAACTGCAATTTATCTTAGGTGTTTTAATTGAAAACACCATAATGGAGGATGCAGAAATTAATTTTGAGGAAGTTCCCGTTGAAATGAAATGTTTTGATTGTGATTTCCACGGTAATGCTGTACTTGATGATAGTGATCACTATGCACCACTTGTTAAATGTCCTAAATGCAATAGTCTTAAAATTGATATATTGAATGGAAAAGATATCATTGTTAAAAATATTGTTATTGAAAAACCTGATGATGCTTAA